Below is a window of Brassica napus cultivar Da-Ae chromosome A5, Da-Ae, whole genome shotgun sequence DNA.
GTGTGTTATTTTAgtcaagaaaaatattttttttaggtaTTTCTTTTGGTTCTTGATAGGTGGATGACCTGGAAGAAGTCAGCGAGTTCTACCAGAACAAAGGCTTCTTCAGTGAACTAATCTCACTCATGGAGAGTGGACTTGGGCTGGAACGTGCTCACATGGGTATCTTCACTGAGTTGGGTGTGCTCTACGCTAGATACCGTTATGAGAAGCTTATCGAACACATCAAGCTGTTCTCCACCCGCCTCAACATTCCCAAGCTCATACGAGCCTGTGATGAGCAGCAGCACTGGCAGGAGCTTACCTATCTCTACATTCAGTATGCTGAGTTTGATAACGCTGCGACCACTGTGATGAACCACTCTCCTGAAGCGTGGGAGCACGTGCAGTTCAAAGACATTGTTGGTAAGGTTGCGAATGTTGAGGTCTACTACAAGGCTGTGCACTTTTACTTACTGGAGCATCCGGATATGATCAATGATCTTCTCAACGTGCTTGCTTTGCGGTTGGATCATGCACGTGTTGTTGATATTATGCGGAAGGTTAGAAACTGACTTTATGATTTAACAATCCAAGGTTGTCGCTTACTTAACAATTGGTTTCTTCTGATCTCTCAGGCTGGTCAGTTGCGTCTTATCAAGCCATACATGGTTGCAGTTCAGAGCAACAATGTCACTGCTGTTAATGAAGCTTTGAATGAGATATACGTGGAGGAAGAAGACTATGAAAGGTTGCGTGAGTCTATTGATTTACATGACAGCTTTGACCAGATAGGCCTTGCTCAGAAGGTAGACCACTCTATCTTCTACTATACCTTTTACATCATTTTATATCTACTAAACCTATTTTGATATGAATGGTGTGAACAGATAGAGAAACATGAGCTTGTTGAAATGAGACGTGTAGCTGCTTATATCTACAAGAAAGCTGGTAAATGGAAGCAATCAATTGCATTGTCAAAGAAGGATAACTTGTACAAAGACTGTATGGAAACTGCTTCACAATCTGGCGACCATGACCTTGCGGAACAGCTGCTGGTTTACTTCATTGAACAGGTAATGGATCGTCTGAAAACTATTGGTCAAGAATATGAAATTAATATCACTTTGTGTTATGTTGTGGTGTTGTTATACAGGGGAAGAAGGAATGCTTTGTTACATGTCTCTTTGTGTGTTATGATTTAATCAGACCAGACGTTGCTCTAGAGCTTGCCTGGATCAACAATATAATAGACTTAGCCTTTCCTTACCTTCTCCAGGTGATTTATAATATGCTCTCATATACTCTCTACTCTCTATTCTTAACCCTCCTCCTATCTTTTTCTATGAAGGTAATGCGAGAGTACACAGGCAAAGTGGATGAGATAATCAAGGACAAGCTGGAGGCACAAAAAGAAGCGAAAGCCAAAGAGCAGGAAGAGAAGGAAGTCATGTCCCAACAGGTAACAACATAAAACAGCTTAGAACTAAACATCATCTTTGGTCTTTCCTTGACAAACTAACTTAatggttttgtttctttgtttcataAAAATCAGAATATGTACGCACAATTGTTGCCAAATGCTTTACCGGCACCATCGATGCTACTTGCTTTACCGGCACCACCGATGCAAATGGGAGGGATGCCACCGATGCCAATGGGAGGGATGCCACCATTTGGAATGCCACCAATGGGTGGCTACTAAGACACAACACACAATGTAGTGTGAATTATATTCCCGTCGTTTAGTTTATGTTTGAATGATAACTCTAAAACTCTATTATAATTCGAGTTCGAACTCGGATAATATCTATCTACCAGCTTATTGTTATGTTCAACGACCTGACAGTCCTACGCATACACTAACTATTAGATCACCATTGAAAACTAATAATAAGCAGATTGTAGAAATAGAAAAACCATTCATGTAATAAAAACATAGTTCTGATTGAAACATAGAATCTATTAGGTccagcaacaaaaaaaacattgaaattCAGATAGAAAAACCAACAAAACTCTCACAAATGTCGGTCTCGGAAAAACTACTTAGATCGCTGTCTcatctttcgtctcttcctctTCAACCTCCTCATACGCTTCTTCTTCCACTATTACAAAGCCAAAAATAGAAACACTAGATAAATAACCTATAACCAACTACTTCCGTTTCCATATTAACATATCAACACGCATAACTCACCTTAGCTCTCATGCTGGGTTTCGCAGATGATCAAACCTTTCACTCCTCGGGTTGCTGTtgagatttcagattgaaaagaGAGGCGGAGATGCGAGAGAGACTTTTAGTGTAGTGCTCAGTTGCACCTTTATAACCAGCGAAGCCCTAGAATCTCGTCTCATGGGCTTTACTAATTCATGGGCCCAATAAAGCCTAAAGCTTTTTGTCGCTTCATAAATACCAGAGAGATTCTCTTAAATCACGGGCTTTATAGATAAATGGGCCCAATAAAGCCCAAAGAAGCCTTTAATAGCTTCATAGACAGCCATGTCGACAGATAGATACTTGCCTTTGGGTATATTCGCACGGGAAGAGACAGATCTTCATCTTCCAGAAGGTTGAAGGGATTGATTgattatttcattaaatattcacaagaaaataagataatttcTAATTgaatacaaacaaacaaaaaattattctgACTTGCtttcatcatcctcttcttcttcttctccaatcaTCATCTCCCACCACCCAAAGGATCCCCTTTGCCTCATGTCGAAGCAAACGTACAGAGTGTGCTTCTGCTTCCGCCGGAGGTTCCGGTACACCGCATCGGAGGCGCCGCGCGAGATCAAGACCCTTTTCGAGAAATACTCGGAGAATGGGGTCATGACGGTCGATCATCTCCACAGGTTTCTGATCGATGTTCAGAAGCAAGGCAAAGCGACGAGAGAGGATGCGCAGTCGATCATCAATGCCGcgtcttctcttcttcatcggAATGGTCTCCACCTTGATGCTTTCTTCAAGTACCTTTTTGGTGACAACAACTCTCCACTTGCTGGACATGTGGTAACTAGCTCTCTTGTTTCTCTGTctctttttttccattttttaaaaagtttaatcaATGATTGATTCAAACTCAGATTTAGATTCAGATTATTTAGTTTAGGAATCCTTGATTTTTGGAATTCAAGAGTTTTTGAAAgcaatttgtaattttttattttttatttatgaaagacaaaacaaaaatgtacaGAAAGTAGCAGAAGCTATGTACTTTTCAGACAAGAGTCATGTAGGAACCCTGACACAAAATCCTCTTTTTTTTCAATCTATGATTGATTCAAACTCAGATTTGGATTCAGATTATTTTGTTAAGAAGTCCGAGATTTTTGGAATTCAAGAGTTTTTTTTAAGcaatttgtaattttattttctttatgtgCATACCTGCTGTGAAAGACAAAACAAAGATTTGCATAAAGTAGCAGGAGCTATGTACTTTTCAGACAAGAGTCATGTACTCTTGTAGGAAccttaattaaaaatttgagaGACAGGTTCATAGATGTTATTATGCtagctttttcttcttttagattGGTTCTTGATAAATCTCTGTAATGAATTCATTTGTGTAATTTACAGGTGCATCAAGACATGGATGCTCCTATATCGCATTATTTCATATTCACTGGTCACAATTCTTATTTGACCGGTAACCAGCTGAGCAGTGACTGCAGCGAGGTACCTATTATTGATGCATTGAAGAAAGGTGTCAGGGTGATTGAATTGGATATTTGGCCTAACTCCAACAAAAACGATATTGATGTTCTTCACGGAAGGTATTAATTTTACTGACATTTGATATAGTGAAAGTCAAGGTTACTAAACCATTCTAACAGGACTCTCACTGCACCTGTGGAGTTAATCAAATGTCTAAAAGCTATCAGAGCACATGCCTTTGATGTATCTGACTATCCTGTTGTTGTCACTCTTGAAGATCATCTTACTCCAGAGCTTCAATCTAAAGTTGCTGAGGTAAAAGCcttcaaagattttttttgtattctgTTTTAGTAGATCATTACATTGAAGTTAGAGATGTCTTGTTTTTTGTGTATTGTAGATGGTTACGAACATATTTGGAGAAATCTTGTTTACTCCTCCTGTGGGAGAATCTCTAAAGGAGTTCCCATCGCCAAACTCTTTGAAAAGGCGGATCATCATCTCAACGAAACCTCCCAAAGAGTACAAGGAAGGCAAAGATGAGGACTCGGTGCAGAAAGGTAAATCTTTAGGTGATGAAGAAGTTTGGGGGAGAGAAGTTCCGAGCTTTATCGACAGGAACAAAAGCGGTTACAAGGTTCGTATCTATTCAGTCTTGTTAGTGTCCATATACACAAaagatgttaaattttatttggtttttttgCAGGATGACTTAGTtgagaatgatgatgatgaggatgatgatgacgaagatgatgatgatggagacAAGTCCAAGAAGAATGCGCCACCGCAGTATAAACATTTGATCGCAATCCATGCTGGGAAACCAAAAGGTGGAATCACTGAGTGCTTAAAGGTTGATCCTGATAAGGTAAGACGCCTTAGCTTGAGCGAAGAACAGCTAGAGAAGGCGGCAGAAAAATATGCAGTACAGATTGTGAGGTAATTTTGATTATCTTGTCCAAAGTAACAATAGCAGTCCTGTTAATCATGGTGTTGTGGTGCAGGTTTACTCAGCGAAATCTGCTGAGGATTTATCCAAAAGGAACTAGAGTTACTTCATCAAACTACAACCCGTTGGTTGCATGGAGCCACGGTGCTCAAATGGTTGCTTTCAATATGcaggttttcttctttttgctaTATCACTAACTTATTCTTCAGCTAAGTcttatataaaatcattttccCATTGTACAGGGATATGGAAGATCATTGTGGCTAATGCAAGGGATGTTTAGAGCCAACGGCGGATGTGGATACATCAAGAAACCTGATATTCTACTGAAAGGTGGCTCGGACAGTGACATCTTTGATCCAAAAGCTACTCTACCTGTAAAAACAACACTGAAGGTGAGACAGCTGCCTCTCTGTTTGGTCTTTTAAACTTCTGAACTCATTATTTATCTTATGCTTAGGTAACTATATACATGGGAGAAGGCTGGTACTTCGATTTCCGCCACACACACTTCGATCAATACTCACCTCCTGACTTCTACACAAGGGTAAGTAAATTCAATTCCCCTTAGGCTGTGGTGAACGGTTTCTTGGTCTCTTAGATTTTTTGACACAATGGTTCAGGTGGGGATAGCTGGAGTTCCAGCGGATACGGTTATGAAGAAGACAAAGACGTTAGAGGATAACTGGGTACCGGCTTGGGACGAGGTGTTTGAGTTCCCATTAACGGTTCCGGAGCTGGCTCTACTGCGGTTAGAAGTGCATGAGTATGACATGTCTGAGAAGGATGATTTTGGAGGGCAGACATGCTTGCCTGTTTGGGAGCTGAAGGAAGGGATAAGAGCGTTTCCTTTGCATAACCGCAAAGGGGAGAAGTACAAATCCGTCAAGCTTCTCGTGAGGTGTGAGTTTGTGTGATGACGGtattggttttaaaaaaaaacactttgaaACTTGGTCCGCTGAGTATTTTAAGTACCATGAGTTTGTGAATTTGGGTTCGAAAGATTTGGTGTGTGCATGTGTGTGTGAGTTTGTAACTTTGTGAGAGAGAGTGATTGCTTTATTTGTTGTGTGTAATATATGTGTACAGTAAAAGGCAAGAGGGATGATGGTCTTGTCCTCTGTGTTGTATCTTATATAGTAGCTGCAACTCTCGTGTAACACTGTATttgaatctatttttttatcttgtttgtGGTTTGCTTCTTTTTAACCTTCAAACTTAAGgttactattttttaaaaaaaatttactgttTACAAGCTCTAATCTGCTATAAAATTCTATCagaaaggaacatcactggAAGTAGATGGCAGATAGGACATGCAGGCAAACACAATGTATAAAAAGAACAAGATATACTTTGAACAACCCAAGTGTTCCAATTCCCTGGTTACATATAAGCAATAATGTAAATAAAGCCTTTCATAACCAACTCATGTGCAAGAGAGATTTAAAActttattgtgatttttttttgagaaagcaaaatgtaagaacatataggatacaaaaaaaaatgtatatcatGTTGGTCTACCATCTGAGAATGGCAAATCCAGAAAGGATGAAAGAAGAGATGATCATGACTATAGACATCCCTGGAAAACAAGAGGCTTCTCCTGTCTGTGTAGACGACTCTGTTTCGTACTGTGCGGAGGCGGTGAAGGCAGAGgaaagggtcattgtggtgaaAAAGGCCATGGCTGCGTAATGATTGTAGGAAGCCATAGCTGTTTCTCAATCTGACctctcaaacaaaaaaactctgGCACACCTTTGGCTTTCGGCTATTACCAACTGTCAGTTTTTATAGTGACAAACATGTTCGTGACGACGTGAGGAGCACAATAAGAAGCTGTTGAACAAAGTCTATCAAGCAATGGAGGAGCATTACCTCAAAATCCTCAATGCTCAAAACTCAAAAGAGAAAAGACTAGTTCAAACCCAAAGGAAGGTGATAAATTAAATTGTGATTAACCAAAAGCCCAATTGACAGGCCCCGAGCCCAGTGAGAGTTTATAAGGCCCAACTCGTATAATGTGTGG
It encodes the following:
- the LOC111206511 gene encoding phosphoinositide phospholipase C 2, which encodes MSKQTYRVCFCFRRRFRYTASEAPREIKTLFEKYSENGVMTVDHLHRFLIDVQKQGKATREDAQSIINAASSLLHRNGLHLDAFFKYLFGDNNSPLAGHVVHQDMDAPISHYFIFTGHNSYLTGNQLSSDCSEVPIIDALKKGVRVIELDIWPNSNKNDIDVLHGRTLTAPVELIKCLKAIRAHAFDVSDYPVVVTLEDHLTPELQSKVAEMVTNIFGEILFTPPVGESLKEFPSPNSLKRRIIISTKPPKEYKEGKDEDSVQKGKSLGDEEVWGREVPSFIDRNKSGYKDDLVENDDDEDDDDEDDDDGDKSKKNAPPQYKHLIAIHAGKPKGGITECLKVDPDKVRRLSLSEEQLEKAAEKYAVQIVRFTQRNLLRIYPKGTRVTSSNYNPLVAWSHGAQMVAFNMQGYGRSLWLMQGMFRANGGCGYIKKPDILLKGGSDSDIFDPKATLPVKTTLKVTIYMGEGWYFDFRHTHFDQYSPPDFYTRVGIAGVPADTVMKKTKTLEDNWVPAWDEVFEFPLTVPELALLRLEVHEYDMSEKDDFGGQTCLPVWELKEGIRAFPLHNRKGEKYKSVKLLVRCEFV